A single window of Arvicanthis niloticus isolate mArvNil1 chromosome 20, mArvNil1.pat.X, whole genome shotgun sequence DNA harbors:
- the LOC117724295 gene encoding olfactory receptor 12D1-like isoform X2, producing MSAPTSVSQRGNSVLLNHTLVTEFVLLGVTDIQELNPILFVTVLAMYFVNVFGNGAILMIVISDPRLHSPMYFFLGNLACLDICFSTVTVPKTLENFFSTSKAISFLGCITQLHFFHFLGSTEALLLTVMAFDRFVAICKPLHYPAIMNSQVCIQVAISIWAIPFLHALVHSILTSRLNFCGSNHIHHFFCDVKPLLELACGNTELNRWLLNTLTGSSLEKDRIIAVMYTVVIPALNPLIYTLRNKEVRGALDRKIRILL from the exons ATGTCTGCTCCTACCAGTGTATCTCAGAGAGGCAATTCAG tgttattGAATCACACATTAGTCACTGAATTTGTCCTCTTGGGGGTGACAGACATTCAAGAATTAAACCCTATTCTCTTTGTCACGGTCCTTGCCATGTACTTTGTCAATGTGTTTGGGAATGGAGCCATCCTGATGATCGTCATTTCAGACCCAAGACTCCACTCACCTATGTATTTCTTCTTGGGAAACTTAGCATGTCTAGATATCTGCTTCTCCACTGTGACAGTGCCAAAGACTCTAGAGAACTTCTTCTCCACAAGCAAAGCAATTTCCTTCTTGGGATGCATAACTCAGCTTCATTTCTTCCACTTCCTGGGTAGCACAGAAGCTCTGCTGTTGACAGTTATGGCATTTGATCGATTTGTGGCTATCTGCAAACCACTCCACTACCCTGCCATCATGAACAGTCAGGTCTGCATCCAAGTGGCTATCTCTATCTGGGCCATTCCTTTTCTTCATGCTCTGGTTCATTCCATATTGACATCGCGATTGAACTTTTGTGGTTCCAACCACATCCATCATTTCTTCTGTGATGTTAAGCCATTATTGGAGCTGGCCTGTGGAAACACTGAACTCAACAGGTGGCTGCTCAATACTCTCACAG GGAGCTCTCTGGAGAAGGACAGGATCATTGCTGTCATGTACACTGTGGTCATCCCTGCACTCAATCCACTCATCTATACTCTGAGGAACAAGGAAGTGAGGGGTGCTCTGGATAGGAAAATCAGAATACTGCTTTGA
- the LOC117724295 gene encoding olfactory receptor 12D2-like isoform X1 produces MSAPTSVSQRGNSVLLNHTLVTEFVLLGVTDIQELNPILFVTVLAMYFVNVFGNGAILMIVISDPRLHSPMYFFLGNLACLDICFSTVTVPKTLENFFSTSKAISFLGCITQLHFFHFLGSTEALLLTVMAFDRFVAICKPLHYPAIMNSQVCIQVAISIWAIPFLHALVHSILTSRLNFCGSNHIHHFFCDVKPLLELACGNTELNRWLLNTLTGTVAIGLFFLTFLSYFYIVTYLFLKTHSCSMLHKALSTCASHFMVVTIFYAPVLFIYINPDSGSSLEKDRIIAVMYTVVIPALNPLIYTLRNKEVRGALDRKIRILL; encoded by the exons ATGTCTGCTCCTACCAGTGTATCTCAGAGAGGCAATTCAG tgttattGAATCACACATTAGTCACTGAATTTGTCCTCTTGGGGGTGACAGACATTCAAGAATTAAACCCTATTCTCTTTGTCACGGTCCTTGCCATGTACTTTGTCAATGTGTTTGGGAATGGAGCCATCCTGATGATCGTCATTTCAGACCCAAGACTCCACTCACCTATGTATTTCTTCTTGGGAAACTTAGCATGTCTAGATATCTGCTTCTCCACTGTGACAGTGCCAAAGACTCTAGAGAACTTCTTCTCCACAAGCAAAGCAATTTCCTTCTTGGGATGCATAACTCAGCTTCATTTCTTCCACTTCCTGGGTAGCACAGAAGCTCTGCTGTTGACAGTTATGGCATTTGATCGATTTGTGGCTATCTGCAAACCACTCCACTACCCTGCCATCATGAACAGTCAGGTCTGCATCCAAGTGGCTATCTCTATCTGGGCCATTCCTTTTCTTCATGCTCTGGTTCATTCCATATTGACATCGCGATTGAACTTTTGTGGTTCCAACCACATCCATCATTTCTTCTGTGATGTTAAGCCATTATTGGAGCTGGCCTGTGGAAACACTGAACTCAACAGGTGGCTGCTCAATACTCTCACAGGTACAGTTGCAATTGGCCTCTTCTTTCTGACATTTCTCTCTTATTTCTACATTGTCACCTATCTCTTTCTCAAGACCCATTCTTGCAGCATGCTGCACAAAGCACTGTCCACTTGTGCTTCTCACTTCATGGTTGTCACTATTTTCTATGCTCCTGTTCTCTTCATCTATATCAATCCTGATTCAGGGAGCTCTCTGGAGAAGGACAGGATCATTGCTGTCATGTACACTGTGGTCATCCCTGCACTCAATCCACTCATCTATACTCTGAGGAACAAGGAAGTGAGGGGTGCTCTGGATAGGAAAATCAGAATACTGCTTTGA
- the LOC117724759 gene encoding olfactory receptor 1f45-like, giving the protein MNCSQAPGFILLGLSSVPEKRQLFFSIFLGLYLLGLLGNLLLLLAIGADVHLHTPMYFFLSQLSLVDLCFITTTAPKTLEALWTGDGSISFSGCLSQLYFFGVFADMDNLLLAVMAIDRYAAICHPLHYSLLMTPCRCEVFATRSWGVAHCVSLFYTLLLSQLYFHTNQGIPHFFCDSRPLLLLSCSDTHFNEGLMMALSGVLGISALLCILSSYGCIFYAVARVPSAQGKRKALATCSSHFSVVLLFYSTVFATYLKPPSSSRSSGEVVAAVMYTLVTPTLNPFIYSLRNKDVKSSLRRILNIEKSQD; this is encoded by the coding sequence ATGAACTGCAGTCAGGCTCCTGGATTTATCCTCTTGGGACTGTCCAGTGTCCCAGAGAAACGGCAGCTCTTCTTTAGCATCTTCCTAGGTCTCTACTTGCTGGGACTTTTAGGGAACCTGCTACTTCTGTTAGCTATTGGTGCTGATGTCCACCTCCACACTCCCatgtatttcttcctcagtcagctCTCACTTGTGGATCTTTGCTTCATCACCACCACAGCCCCTAAAACACTGGAGGCTCTGTGGACTGGAGATGGATCaatctcattctctggatgcctgtctcaGCTGTATTTCTTTGGTGTTTTTGCAGATATGGATAACCTGCTTCTGGCAGTCATGGCAATTGACCGCTATGCTGCTATCTGCCACCCACTGCACTATTCACTTCTCATGACTCCTTGTAGATGTGAGGTTTTTGCCACTAGGTCATGGGGAGTAGctcactgtgtgtctctgttctaTACATTATTGCTCTCTCAGTTATATTTTCATACCAATCAAGGGATTCCTCATTTTTTCTGTGATTCTAGGCCTCTCTTATTACTTTCCTGCTCTGACACTCACTTCAATGAGGGCCTGATGATGGCTTTGTCTGGAGTTTTGGGAATCAGTGCACTTCTCTGCATTTTAAGTTCTTATGGTTGCATTTTTTATGCTGTGGCTAGGGTTCcatcagcacaggggaaaaggAAAGCCTTGGCCACATGCAGTTCTCACTTCTCTGTAGTCCTCCTTTTCTACAGCACAGTCTTTGCCACCTACTTGAAGCCCCCATCAAGTTCTCGTTCCTCTGGGGAGGTGGTAGCTGCTGTCATGTATACCTTGGTAACTCCCACTCTGAACCCCTTCATTTATAGTCTGAGAAATAAGGATGTTAAGAGTTCATTGAGAAGGATTCTAAACATTGAGAAGTCTCAGGACTAA
- the LOC117724800 gene encoding olfactory receptor 1f45-like produces the protein MNCSQAPGFILLGLASDPEKQQLFFSIFLPLYLLGLLGNLLLLLAIGADVHLHTPMYFFLSQLSLVDLCFITTTAPKMLEALWTGDGSISFSGCLTQLCLIAVFADMDNLLLAVMAIDRYAAICHPLQYPLLMTPWRCGVLACGSWGVAHCASLLYTLFLSQLSFHPNQEIPHFFCDSRPLLWLSCSDTFFNEFLMIALSAVLGISALLCIVSSYGCIFYAVARVPSAQGKRKALATCSSHLSVVLLFYSTVFATYLKPPSSSHSSGEVVAAVMYTLVTPTLNPFIYSLRNKDVQSSLRRILNIEKSQD, from the coding sequence ATGAACTGCAGTCAGGCTCCTGGATTTATCCTCTTGGGACTGGCCAGTGACCCAGAGAAACAGCAGCTCTTCTTTAgcatcttccttcctctctacTTGCTGGGACTTTTAGGGAACCTGCTACTTCTCTTAGCCATTGGTGCTGATGTCCACCTCCACACTCCCatgtatttcttccttagtcagcTCTCACTCGTGGACCTTTGTTTCATCACCACCACGGCCCCTAAAATGCTAGAGGCTCTGTGGACTGGAGATGGATCaatctcattctctggatgcctgactcAGTTGTGCTTGATTGCTGTTTTTGCTGACATGGATAACTTGCTTCTGGCAGTCATGGCAATTGACCGCTATGCTGCTATCTGTCACCCACTTCAGTATCCACTTCTCATGACTCCTTGGAGATGTGGTGTTCTAgcttgtgggtcctggggagtAGCTCATTGTGCATCTCTGCTCTATACCTTATTCCTCTCTCAGCTATCTTTTCATCCCAATCAAGAGATTCCTCATTTTTTCTGTGATTCTAGGCCTCTCTTGTGGCTGTCTTGCTCTGATACTTTCTTCAATGAGTTCTTGATGATAGCTTTGTCTGCAGTTTTAGGAATCAGTGCACTTCTCTGCATCGTAAGTTCTTATGGTTGTATTTTTTATGCTGTGGCTAGGGTTCcatcagcacaggggaaaaggAAAGCCTTGGCCACATGCAGTTCCCACCTCTCTGTAGTTCTCCTTTTCTACAGCACAGTCTTTGCCACCTACCTGAAACCCCCATCTAGTTCTCATTCCTCTGGGGAGGTGGTAGCTGCTGTCATGTATACTTTGGTAACTCCCACTCTGAACCCCTTCATTTATAGTCTGAGAAATAAGGATGTTCAGAGTTCATTGAGAAGGATTCTGAACATTGAGAAGTCTCAGGACTAA
- the LOC117724296 gene encoding olfactory receptor 12D1-like isoform X2: protein MSAPTSVSQGDNSDIQEMNPILFVTVLAMYFVNVFGNGAIMMIVILDSRLYSPMYFFLGNLACLDICFSTVTVPKMLENLLSTSKAISFLGCITQLHFFHFLGCTEALLLTVMAFDRFVAICRPLHYPSIMNRQVCIQLAASIWAIPFLHALVHSIMTSQLNFCGSNQIHHFFCDVKPLLELACGNTELNRWLLNTLAGTIGIGLFFLTFLSYFYIVTYLFLKTHSCSMLHKALSTCASHFIVVTIFYAPVLFIYINPDSGSSLEKDRIIAVMYTVVTPALNPLIYTLRNKEVRGALDRKIRILL, encoded by the exons ATGTCTGCTCCTACCAGTGTATCTCAGGGAGACAATTCAG ACATACAAGAAATGAACCCTATTCTCTTTGTCACGGTCCTTGCTATGTACTTTGTCAATGTGTTTGGGAATGGAGCCATCATGATGATTGTCATCTTGGATTCAAGACTCTACTCACCAATGTATTTCTTCCTGGGAAACCTAGCATGTCTAGATATCTGCTTCTCCACTGTAACAGTGCCAAAGATGTTGGAGAACCTCCTCTCCACAAGCAAAGCAATTTCCTTCTTGGGATGCATAACTCAGCTTCATTTTTTCCACTTTCTGGGATGTACAGAGGCCCTGCTGTTGACAGTCATGGCATTTGATCGCTTTGTGGCAATCTGCAGACCACTCCACTACCCTTCCATCATGAATCGTCAGGTTTGCATCCAGCTAGCTGCTAGCATATGGGCAATTCCTTTTCTTCATGCTCTGGTTCACTCCATAATGACATCTCAATTGAACTTTTGTGGTTCCAACCAAATCCATCATTTCTTCTGTGATGTTAAGCCATTATTGGAGCTGGCCTGTGGAAACACTGAACTCAACAGGTGGCTGCTCAATACTCTTGCAGGGACCATTGGCATTGGCCTCTTCTTTCTGAcatttctctcctatttctacATTGTCACTTATCTCTTTCTCAAGACCCATTCTTGCAGCATGCTGCACAAAGCACTGTCCACTTGTGCTTCTCACTTCATAGTTGTCACTATTTTCTATGCTCCTGTTCTCTTCATCTATATCAATCCTGATTCAGGGAGCTCTCTGGAGAAGGACAGGATCATTGCTGTCATGTACACTGTGGTCACCCCTGCACTCAATCCACTCATCTATACTCTGAGGAACAAGGAAGTGAGGGGTGCTCTGGATAGGAAAATCAGAATACTGCTTTGA
- the LOC117724296 gene encoding olfactory receptor 12D2-like isoform X1: MSAPTSVSQGDNSVLLNHTLVTEFLLLGVTDIQEMNPILFVTVLAMYFVNVFGNGAIMMIVILDSRLYSPMYFFLGNLACLDICFSTVTVPKMLENLLSTSKAISFLGCITQLHFFHFLGCTEALLLTVMAFDRFVAICRPLHYPSIMNRQVCIQLAASIWAIPFLHALVHSIMTSQLNFCGSNQIHHFFCDVKPLLELACGNTELNRWLLNTLAGTIGIGLFFLTFLSYFYIVTYLFLKTHSCSMLHKALSTCASHFIVVTIFYAPVLFIYINPDSGSSLEKDRIIAVMYTVVTPALNPLIYTLRNKEVRGALDRKIRILL, translated from the exons ATGTCTGCTCCTACCAGTGTATCTCAGGGAGACAATTCAG tgttatTGAATCACACATTAGTCACTGAATTTCTCCTCTTGGGGGTGACAGACATACAAGAAATGAACCCTATTCTCTTTGTCACGGTCCTTGCTATGTACTTTGTCAATGTGTTTGGGAATGGAGCCATCATGATGATTGTCATCTTGGATTCAAGACTCTACTCACCAATGTATTTCTTCCTGGGAAACCTAGCATGTCTAGATATCTGCTTCTCCACTGTAACAGTGCCAAAGATGTTGGAGAACCTCCTCTCCACAAGCAAAGCAATTTCCTTCTTGGGATGCATAACTCAGCTTCATTTTTTCCACTTTCTGGGATGTACAGAGGCCCTGCTGTTGACAGTCATGGCATTTGATCGCTTTGTGGCAATCTGCAGACCACTCCACTACCCTTCCATCATGAATCGTCAGGTTTGCATCCAGCTAGCTGCTAGCATATGGGCAATTCCTTTTCTTCATGCTCTGGTTCACTCCATAATGACATCTCAATTGAACTTTTGTGGTTCCAACCAAATCCATCATTTCTTCTGTGATGTTAAGCCATTATTGGAGCTGGCCTGTGGAAACACTGAACTCAACAGGTGGCTGCTCAATACTCTTGCAGGGACCATTGGCATTGGCCTCTTCTTTCTGAcatttctctcctatttctacATTGTCACTTATCTCTTTCTCAAGACCCATTCTTGCAGCATGCTGCACAAAGCACTGTCCACTTGTGCTTCTCACTTCATAGTTGTCACTATTTTCTATGCTCCTGTTCTCTTCATCTATATCAATCCTGATTCAGGGAGCTCTCTGGAGAAGGACAGGATCATTGCTGTCATGTACACTGTGGTCACCCCTGCACTCAATCCACTCATCTATACTCTGAGGAACAAGGAAGTGAGGGGTGCTCTGGATAGGAAAATCAGAATACTGCTTTGA